The proteins below are encoded in one region of Nitrospira lenta:
- the mazG gene encoding nucleoside triphosphate pyrophosphohydrolase: MSERFAKLIDLMATLRAPNGCPWDRKQTHESLKPYLLEEAYEVLETIDHRDTAKLKEELGDVLLQVIFHSQIASESGTFTIDDVVDHLAAKLVRRHPHVFGAPDTATKPATGEQVLSQWEEIKRAERQAAGGTQSALDGVPKALPALLRAYQVQARASRVGFDWSHDATGLADVFKKIAEEIGELQAALAAAAAAPSVSHQDDVAGELGDLLFSLVNLARFLKVNPEDALRLSTNRFVDRFTLVESQAAEQQRLLSGMTASELDGLWENAKRRLRESAVQSDSAATAKDIPS, translated from the coding sequence GCAAAATTGATCGATCTTATGGCCACACTCCGGGCTCCGAATGGATGCCCGTGGGACCGCAAACAAACACACGAATCGCTGAAGCCCTACCTCCTTGAAGAAGCCTATGAAGTCCTGGAGACCATCGACCACCGGGATACCGCCAAGCTCAAGGAAGAACTCGGCGATGTCCTGCTTCAAGTCATCTTCCACAGCCAGATTGCGTCCGAATCCGGCACCTTCACCATCGACGACGTCGTCGACCATTTAGCCGCAAAACTGGTGCGGCGGCACCCGCATGTCTTCGGTGCTCCGGACACGGCGACGAAACCGGCTACCGGTGAACAAGTCCTGAGTCAGTGGGAAGAGATCAAGCGGGCCGAACGGCAGGCCGCCGGTGGAACACAATCGGCATTGGATGGAGTGCCTAAAGCGCTCCCGGCGTTGCTCCGAGCCTATCAAGTCCAGGCTCGGGCGTCGCGCGTCGGGTTCGACTGGTCCCACGATGCCACCGGGCTGGCCGATGTCTTCAAGAAGATCGCGGAGGAAATCGGCGAACTACAAGCCGCCCTGGCAGCGGCGGCAGCCGCCCCTTCCGTTTCGCATCAGGACGACGTCGCGGGGGAACTCGGCGATCTGCTCTTTTCACTCGTCAACCTCGCCCGGTTTCTCAAGGTCAACCCTGAAGATGCCCTGCGGCTCTCGACCAATCGCTTTGTCGACCGATTTACCCTGGTGGAATCCCAGGCGGCCGAACAGCAACGCCTGCTGTCCGGCATGACGGCCAGTGAATTGGACGGGCTCTGGGAAAACGCCAAGCGCCGGCTACGCGAATCCGCCGTGCAATCAGACTCAGCGGCCACAGCAAAGGATATCCCTTCATGA